The region gggtggggggtcctaACTGTCCCATAGGTGCCTGGTCATGGGTGATGGCCACCAGGGGAAGGGTGACTCGGCCACCGCTGCCACGGTCCTTGTCTGTGTGGTGGTGAAAATCAAGAAGCGATCTAACATGACTGGGTTATGAAACTGCAAGTTTCAACCTCTTTAAACCTTGGAATAAGTGCTCTGTAAAGTTAAGGAAAATGTAAAGGTTTTTAATCAGCCACCATCTCCTTAAGACCAACCCTCAGCTCTCTTGGGACCATAATCCACTCTATGAAGTTGAACTTGCTAAAACAAACCAATAAATGGTCAGAATCTGTTTTATCACTTATAGTAGTTCCCCTCCCAAACCATGTTCCTTCCCAGGTTTTAGTAATTTACCTGTAAACCTGTTTCTTGaaggactgtgtgtgtgtgagcttgggggagaggagggggttgAGGTGTGTATAATCTTCAGaatttatttgtgtttcttttgtgGTTTTAATGGCAGTACTATGCCCTGGGGGCTCATGTAGGAGGGTGCCAGATTAATAGTACTGGAGCCAAGCAGATAGAAGATAGTTTGTGGATGCAGTTTAGTTGCTCTTAGATTCCAGTGAATACTTAGAAACTTAGCAATGGGAATGCTGCTCGCTGGACTGTGCAATGCGCAGGGGTGTCCATGAAAGCTATTGCGAATAGGTTACATGCTGAAGGCCAGCTGGTGAAACTAAGATAAAATATGAAGGAAAGTTTTGTgcaactttaaaattaaaaaaaaaaagtgatttctaaCTGTTGCAAGTCTGAGAGGGATTCAAGCTTCCCTCTGAtgtggtttgctttttttaaaagaaaaaaaaaaaaaaggggggggtggtCAGTGCTCATAGCTGCATGCCTGTGGCTCAGGAGCCCGGGGGCAAAGCTTCCGGCACCCTGGTTTCTGCAGGGCGACAGCCCTTCCCGGCGAAGACTCATCCCTGTGCCAGGCCTTGCTTCAATGTTTGCTGCGTAGATTCCCTTGCCAAAAGGAGTCCACTGCTTACTCTAATCCCCACCTTAGTGCTTCACGCAGGGTAAACACAGGTTAAGCAATGTGGCATGGGTGGAGGTTTGCCATGTCCCTGACTCAGAGATTCCTGAACGTAGTGACTGATGCCACCTCTCTCTGTTAGCCGTGGAGACCTGAGTGTCAAAGTAGGTGTACGACACCTACTCCAGGTGACGCAACCCCTGGAATAGGAACAAGCTCCATCACACGTGTGGCAAAttgcttgctttgtttcccaTAACTGAGAAGATACAAGAGTCTCCAGGAGAGGCCAAGTCTCAGTGACCAAACCGCAGCTGGGGCTGGCTGCTGCCGACAGCCCTGTCTGGGTGCGTTTCCTcgcttctcctcccaggagcaaaGCTGAGGAGCACAGGTCTTACCAGTGACAGGATCTTAGCAGGCAAGTCCTGTTTATCTAGCAAAGAAAACACAACTGCAAGCACTTCATTTTGCTTTAATTAAATGGATTCAGGTTAGAGATGCTTAGTAATCTAGGATCAAACAGCCTTGTGATCTTTAATCCACTTTCTCACTGAGTTCAGCTGGTGACTGTTTAATATAAAACTCCAGTTGCTTCAGGTCTTTGAGCTCCTCAGTCACTGCTTTCCcattcctgtttctttgttttggctGGACAGGCACTTGCTGAATGACATCTGTGCTGCAGTGTGGTGCTAAGACATCCATCCAAATCCCAGCTGGACCTGGTTCTAAGACAAAAGCCATCCTGGCTTCCAGTCTCTCTAAATATGTGTGAGGTGGCATCTTCTCCCTCCTGCTGTATCTCTAGTCTGCCCTAATGAGAAATGTAACAGCAGTCTGGGATGGAGCCTGGGGCCTCGAGTTGTCTGTTTTACTCAGCACACCATGGTCGAGCAGCGAGCCGGGCGCGGGCTGAGCCCCAGGTCCGTGAGGGCATCACGTTTGGGGGGAAATAAGGCCTGGGAGCGCAGAGGCGTGGGAGAGATGGGGTCCTCGCCCTGTTTGGGCAGTCTCCGCCACGGCAGGAATCGAGCTGAAAGGAGATTTCTGCTCGAGTGAGCGCTGCAATGAGGTTTCTGAGGCTTGAAAATGCAGCCCATCCCTTTCCCTTGTTCAGGGAGATTATGCAACCTTCACTCTTCTGCTCTTCAGCTTTCCATTTTTATGTGATACTTGACAGAAACTTTCTGTGCTTCATGTTTTGGGATGAAATCCGTTCTGAAAACTGTGCttccaaacttttcttttaaaacgcTGTTTGCTATTAAAAGCTGGTGTttaagggaggaagagaggttGTTTGCTTTCTCCTCATTGAAACCGCTATCAAAATCTGTTGGGTGGGAATGTTCCCATTCGGTTTTCCCTCTGATGACAACCGTTTTGCAtgctttccctcccctttccgAAACCCTTGTACTTTTCTTTACTGTTAGTCTCCTTGGCAATGAATTATTTGTATCTCTCCTGCCAGCCAAGGTGGGGTTTACATGCTTTAGTGCTTCTGCTTGTTAATTCATGCTGTTAATCAGACACAAAGAATGTGATTAAAGTGATTTTTACAAGCTTTATTCACTGTCAGAAATAAACCAGCCCAAAAGGTGTGGTTCAAGGAGAAAACACAGGGCTGAGAACCAGGAATACCTGCTGTTTTCCCTGGCTGTAATGCCAGGGCTGTGCGCCTGCCTCTCTGCTGTGGTCCCTCTGTTCATGGGGTGTTTTCTGGAAGGACATTGAGTCTTTCCTTCCAAAGCGTCTTGGAGTCTAGGAGTGTGTTGTTAAGTGCTACTTACTGTCCAGTACTATTTGCATCAGGGATTGGAAACGAATTATCCCAGCACTGAGCAGAAGGATGCTGCTGGTGCTGAGAGAGCAGCTATGGCAGCTCCCTTGGCACTTGAGTAGCAGCAAAATGTGcatttaagaaagaagaaaaaaaaaaaaaaacccatgggaAACCAAGCTCAGCAGCCGCTGGCAGAGCCACCATGCCCTGGTCTGTTACCATCCTGGCAGAGCAAGGTGCTGCCCACTCTGGTGAGCAGTAGGGACCTGGTGTTGTGGCTGAGCTTGTTGGAGCCCGTAAtgagccctgtgctttgatgcaagggctctgcccgctgaGATGCGCTGCCGTCAGCAGGGAAGTGAGGGCAGGCATTCCTGATGCGGCTTCGTTAGCGGTTTCCCTgtgcctttccctccctgcttgcTGACTAATCGCCTGGGATAAAATCCTGCCCATGCTTACAAGCCGTGTTGGGTTCTGCTGCGGCCGCGCACGCGCCCCGAGTCCAGCCTTCCCCTTTCCTGGGGGCTGGCGGAGTCGGCCGCGGCGTCGTAAAGAGCTGGGCTGGCTTCTCCCAGCCGCACCTAAAGCGTTTTCCTTCCCTGAACCCGGCCCGGATGGGGGCGAGGAGGGAACGAGTTGAAAGCAAGTACTGTCACTCCTGACCCTCCTAAGGTGAAATCTCAGTAGTCGGTTACTATAGGAAATCACCCTTTCAGATGGACTTGACATCTGCTCTGTGCTCTTTAGACTCCAGTATCTTGTTTTCTGTTGCGGGTCATTATTCCTTGCAACGAGCACTTGGGCTGCCAGCTGCCTGTCGAGCGGGGCCCCAAGCGCTGGGGTCTCTTCAGCTCACTTCCGGAAGGCCCAGCTGCTCCGCAGGCCGTGGGGTTTCTTGCCCGCTCCTGGGAGTTGATAGTGCAAAGACTTTGCAGCGATTTATTAAATTGGGTGGTgtctgactgttttttttccccctgttgtcTACAAAGTAATGCTACTGCTAACAGTCTCCTCTTCCTTGCAGGTGACGTGATTGAAGTGTATTATGGCGATAACCGCTTTGGTACAATGACCGATTCTGGAACGGCGACGCTTAAGCCTCGTCCGAGAGTGCGACCGCTGCTGACGTTCCTGCCCCTCGTGAGTAccgcgcgccgccggcagcggggtgCTGAGACTGGTTTGGGCAGCATGTTGCAGAGGTGCCCAGAACCAGCTGGGCTGGCTGCTTCCCCCGCCCTCTACCCCAGGCGAGAGAGTAAAATGGAAGGCAAAACCACTCTAATGATGGTGGATACAAGGGATTAGAAGGTGATCTGAGCTCCTGGTTCATGAGGGACATAGGCAAGATGTTTGGGCAAGAGATGTGAGCTTTATCAGCCAGGCATTTTCAAATTAAGAGAAAATGCTGAGTATATATGGCAGATCTGCCTGGCACAGCATTTTGTATAGCCGCTCCTGGCAGTATCTCTCTGGATCATGTGTGTTGCTGCAGAGAGTGATAGTGCAACCGTCCCGCTCGTGGCGTAGGACCGAGGAGGCGATGCAGCAGGGGTCCGTAGAGGGGCTGATGGATGGTGCCGGCCCGACACAGCTGCGCTTATCACTTTATGACCATGAAAGTACAAACTCTCCATTAGTAAACTTATAGCAAATCTTTTCCAATGGTCAAAATACCCTCCGATGGCATCTCTTCCCTCCCAATGCAAACGCTAGATGTGAATGTCAAGTATCACTAGCTCAGCAAATACACAAACTGGGGGCAGGCAGGGTTGCGTTGCTTTGCCTTCTGTAGAGTTTGGTTATGCTGAGACATTGGCACTGCTCCTTTCGCTGTCACCCTCccaagaaagggaggaaagatcAGCATGTCTGTCTGGGGTGGGGTTAATGCCAAAGCTGCACACCTGGGTGTTTTGCTTGCTCAGTGTGCCATGATCGAAGTCGTGCCTGGGCTCGGCTCTGTCGCTGCTGGTTAACCTCAAAGCAGGGGAGCGCACCGCGGGCTGAGTGCGGCCGCCAGTGAGCCGCAATGCAGAGCGCGGCTTTCTGTTTCGGGTGTCTCGGTGCCTCAGAGCAGATGCTGGTGTTTCTGGCATGTTTGTGTTATCAGGACGTTCCCTCATGAGACCGTATGTGGCTGTCCTCTTGCCTAATCCCCGTGCGTGAGCAGCTGCTCTGTgcggagcagccgagggctggggcTGCAAAGTGGGGGCCCAGCGGTGGCTTAACCTATCCAGAGATACCTCCTCTGCCCCCAAAACCATGTGTGCTCATTGCAGAGGAGAACCAAAGCTAGCTACGCGTGCTAAGGAAGTCTCCCTCCGTGCCTTTCCAAAGGCCTTGCCCGAAGAATACAGGGAATAGCTCAGGGATACCTTGGAGACAGCAACGGCTGAATCTAAAGTGAAAGGCGCAGGTGGTTAAGGGTGTTTGACCATCTTCGAAGGGCTGTGCTCTTGGCAATGAACCCTCAGGTGCAAGGGAtgccttcttcctctgcttgcaCCTCCTCATCCTCCAGAGGTGCAGCACAGCTGCTGTGGGCTGTGGCAGGAGTGGGCTGGCCAGCTTGCAGCGGGTGTAATTAGGAGCTAATGGGCTTGCACAGGTGTGTCACTTGGAGGGCAATTGGGGGGTTACCCAGGTATTTGAGAAGGTAATTAAGGAGTTACGGTTGCATAGGTTGTACTGGGGGGTCATGTCCTCTGTGACGCCTTCCCAAAGATCACGGCAGGTGAACGCAATTGTGCTGGGGCTCCAAGGAGGATGGAGTAACCtctgcagggctggggccaagagACTCCTCTTCCCTAGCGGGGACTTCAGTGTGGCCTCAAAGAGGAGCAACTGCAGCAATGTCACCATGTTTAGAGTGCAACTGGGCTTTTACTACTATTTAGAGCTTCTAAATGTTTTACTAGTGGAAGTGTGTGGTACAGAAATAAGTAGCACGAATGGTCCTGGAATAGATAAGAGCTGTCACCTCAGTGGTGGTGCCTTCTTGCTGCCTTCAGCTGTCCCTGGGGCTTGCTTTCCTCACTCTCCCCTTGCCCTTTGCTcctctgaaacaaaacaagaaaacttctTGCACCTACAACCTTAGCCAGCTGAAGCTCTTGCCCTCACAGGGCCAGGCTGTGTTGGATGCTTGCGTTATTTTTGACGAGGTTAAACTGTGATTTGACTTGGCACAGATGCTTCTGCTACATGCGTGCTTGCACTGGGCTGTCCTGCACCTCCTGCCTCATTTAACTCCTTCCTTCCCCGTGGGCTCCTGccaggagggtggtggtggttgggaaAGGGCCACCTGCGCAGGCATGAGCCAGGACCGCAGGAGGCCAGGATGTGCGCCCTGTCTCTGCGCGTGCCCTCGGCCCTGCTggccgccttcccggccggctcCTTCCccggagcccactgggctggggACAGCAAATCAGGCAAGGCCGGTCATCGTTTGCTTGGGGGAACAGGCGATGCCTGATGCCATTCAGCGCTGAAAAGGGATGCCTGGTTGCTGCAGTGAAAGCTCGCCCTGAACGGGATCCTCGGCACGCACGAAGATCCGATGGGGGTGCCCCGAACTGGAAATGCTGGTTCCTGCGCGCCACCCGCGAGCGGCAGCAGCCCGCCCTGAGTCAGCGGGCGGTTCGCTGCGGCTCGTCGCGCCCCTGGCAAACACGCACGGAGAAACAATCTTTCCAGTCATCTCTGAGATTGGCAGCTTACGGGGGatgctttcatttttagaagCTAGCTTATGGCATGAGCATGGGTGGCTATTTTTCAAGAGAGGTGCTGAGCACCAGCCAATGCAGCAGAAACTTCTAGTGTGAAACAGGCTTGCCCAGTTTTTGAGACCCATTGAAATGACGTGTCCGAAATTACTAATTGTTTGAAGCATGGACTCATTTCCTCCAGTTTTGTGTAAATGTTTTCCATATTCCTTCTACCTCCATCCTAAACGTGCCATACATACGTTGCTTGTAATCCAGGTCAAATGGGTGCTCGGATGTCTTTGTTCCCCCCAGTGTGCTCTGGAGCATGCTGGAAGGGGTGAATTTCTGTCACAAATGGGAGCTGCTGGAGCTTTTTCTTTGtggtatttgttttttctctgcagtggcCAATGCCATCCTCAAATCTTGACGTGCTTCTTGGTTACCTGTTGTCTCCCTTCTGGCTTTCAGCTGATGTTAAGGATCCTTCCTTTGTAGTGTCTTTGGGAGCAGTAAAGAGAGCTTGTTTGAAGACAGACTCACCAAGCCCAATGTTTTGCCAGCAGAGATCAATACTGACATCTTGGCAGGCCTTGGCTGGAGCTGTCTGATGGGCTGTGGCTGGGAAGCGCTCCCTCCTGGCTGACCCATAACTGGTTCATTCTTGTGGTTATGTGGATTTATGGTCATCTGCAGCACGCTAGACTTGGCAAGGAAAGAGTATATATTTGCTTATTACTTCTCCAAAAggtggaggaagaagggggatcCCAGGGTCTTGTGAAAGAGCTCGGGCTGCTGCGGCTGGAGTCAGCACTGCCCCGGCAGCTCTCATGTGCCTGAGCCTGCACCCGGGGGTGCATAATGTTAACACCATGCCTGAGCCTGGGAGGAGGCCATCAGCATAAGCTGAGCTTAACCTTTGATCAAGGAAACTTTGGAATCCTGTAGCAGTCTCTTGTAAGAATAGTGATAATGCCAGTGAAAGGCAAAGGGCACCGGTTCAATCATTGTCTAAGCTGTTGTGTGCAGAGCAGCCGCGCCACCGAAGCGGCACAGGCTGATCTCAGGATAACGTTTCCTTTGCGCAAGGGGCTATTAACAGCTACTGCAAACGGCTGCCTGGGGTGAGCCGCAGCACAGCAGCCAGCCTCTGGGGTGGGTCCTGGGACGCGGTGGTATGTCCCGGGCCTCTGCCTACGGTGTCCGAAACTCCCTCTGCCCGCGACGTGCTCCTTCCTGGCTGTCGCTCTGCCTGACGCGGGTGTGCGAAGGTCTTGTCCGTCACTTCGGTCACTCCCGTGCGGGTGGCCTGACGCAACATCAGTTTGCATCTAGGTGTGTGCCGGTCCTGGGCCGGCCCAGGAAATGGGAATGTCCTGAGCATGGGTGCGTTAGTAATCCGTAAGCAACCCACGCTCCCTCTGGAGAGCAGCCCTAGCTGTGAGTCactggaggagggaggagaggctcTGGACAGGTGTGAGAAGCAGGAGTCCTGGTCAGCGGTCCAGGTGAGTCAACGTGCCACCAATATGTTGCTGTCAGTGGCTATAATTATCCAAACTGCCCTGGCTGTAAGCACCCTCGTGAGTGTGTAGGTTGCTAAACTGCACAGTCCTGCTCCAGCTAAACGCAGTGTTGAATTTGCCGCAGGAACACTAAGGGACCTACCAAGAGTGAAATGCAAACCATGCAAGTGGCAGCTTTCCCCGGGCTGCTCAGATGTGCTGGTGCCAGAGTTTTCCCAAAAGCTGGAAGTCCTTCTGGGACTTTAGTGGCTGTGCATTGTGTATGCGACTTGGAGCCAGCAGCAGCCAACGTTTGCTGGAGAACAACACCCACAAAGCCAGTGGGAGCTGTTAAGCTTGCTGGGCAAATGCTGCTGATCCTGGGCTCTGGAGCCCTGAGCGTGGCAGTGAAGTAGCTGCGTGCTGCCTGGTCCGAGTGTCACAGGGAGGGTCTGTCCCCATGGCTCATGCAGCCTTCATCACTTCACCTGTCCCCTTAAACAGTCAACAGCTGCTACCATGGTGATGCAGGGACCTCAATATCTAGGAAACAGCACTAGATCCCATCAGGCTCCTGGCTGCATGAATGACCTGCTCCACAGCCCAGGGCCTCCTTGTCGGCTCTTCTTTAATACCTTGGACGTAAAACTAACAACTCGGTCTCCTCGACTCTTGCAGAATGCCCAGGAGTCCCATGGGGTGGCTGTGCCAACGCCGTCTGTGCCTGAAGACTTTGAAGAAAAAGGAGCTCTGGGTAAGAGATCTTCCCTGCTAAGCCCATGGAGGCGCTAAGCATTAGCAATACCAAGCCCTCGGCCTCGGGATTTTCTTCAAAGCAAGTGTGCTTGTACCAAACTCTAGAGCAGGTAGCCTGATCCTAAGATTTCAATGCTAAAGTCAAGCTTCTTTTTATAAGTCTTCATTTCTGATGATAATTTTTCAAGTCATTGAAAATGCTCCTTTCTAAAGGTGAAGCGCAGTGGCTGTTTCAGCAGCTATCCAAAGCTTACTTAGCTGCATTAAATAATCTGATGTTCCTGGGAGGTAATGTGTTGGGGGTGTTTCTAGCCTTCGCGGGGCAGATGGAGAAGGTGTTACAGCTGCTGTGCTCTCACTTTCTTGCAGGCTCCAGCTCCCAGATGAATGGGAACTACCGGCTGTACAGCTCTGTCGGAGACCTGCGCCCACAGGCATCGGAGGGGGAGTACCTGGACGAAGACATCCCACCGCCGCCATCGGTgcccccaccaccgccgccggcACCTGCatcaccaccaccgccacccccaATGGCACCTGTGACACCAACACCACCCAAGATAGTggtgcccccgccgcccgccatgGCACCCCCGCTGCCACCAGCATCTGCCTCATCCTCCCCTGGGACACCGGCCCCTCCAGACTTCATACCCCCAGCACCACCAGCGGCCCCCTTCTCTGCAAGCATCTCCAAATGGAAATCAGAGACCGTGCTCAACACGAGGCAGGCGGATGCGGAGGGGCCAGTGCGTCCCACTGAGACCGGGGTGCCAGCAGTCCCTGGCCAGGAAAGCCTGCAGCCCAAGCCCTGCCCTGAGCCGCACCTGACCTTCCCCCGGTCATTCAAAGTacctcctccagccccagccaggtCTTCCTCCATCCCAGTGCAGGAGCCGGATGCCCTGGCGAAGGAGGAGCCCTTCCCTAAGCAGCCTCGCACCCGGCCACCACTCCCACCGTGCTTCACCATCCGACCTGCAGCCAAGGTGCATGCAACTGGAGACGCTGAGCAGAAGAGTGCTGTGTTGAGGAAGCCCATTGCGAAGCCGGCTGTGCCGGTCACCCAGCCTCCAAGCCCAAGGCCAGGGTTAGCACCTGGCAGAGGGACTAATTCTGCTGATCGCCAGCCCCTGCCACCAGACTCCAACTCAGAGAAGGTTCCCCAGCCAAAAAAGGGTGAGAATGACTCATCTCCAAAGTCTGAAATTCTTACTGCAAATGATCTGGACCTTCCCCCTCCAGATTATCCCTCCTTGGATGAGGACTGGAAAGAGGCCAGCAACCTGAACAGGCTGAAACATGAACTTGTGGCCCTCCTGTCCTCTTCCAAGCGGGAGGAGCGGCAGGTGGATAGACCAGTAATTCCCCAGCCCGTGAACAGTGTTACTGATTGTGCTGGCAGTGACAGGATCAGCTCTGATAGATCCAAGCTCACTAAACCTGTTGGGAAGGACTCACGGTTACCTAAGGGAGGGGAAAGTGAGAAAAGAGAGATCTGTATCAGCACGGCCTCTGCTAAAGAGAGCTCCTCCAATGCAGTTCTTCCAGCTCCAGAGAACAAACCCACCAACTTGCAACTCAACAGCGTTATGAAAATCAGGAATGAGCTGGAGGCCATGCTGTccctgaagaaagaaggaaaaccttCCTTGGGACTTGGCAGCCAGAAGCAGAGTCTGGAGAACTGCAGTGGCTCCATATGTTCAGGTACAGGCCATGATGAACCTGGTGGTTCCCTGCTGCCAAAACCTGTTCCGGGTCAGGTCCAACCCCTGGCTGCAGCAGTGGAGGATGAGAAGGTGCAGGAGGATCACCaggtgcctgctgccccctcagcTAGTGATGCTTTGGAGTATGTAAACCCTGTCCCCAAGCCCATGTCCCCCAGTAGCAGCCTGAACACCTCAAACCAACCTCAGAAACCAAAGGATGAGCTCCCAGTCTTGGCTTCCCCTTTGCCCTCCTCTCCAGAGATGCTCTCACCCATGCAAAGCTCAGCACCACAGTCTGATGTGTCCCTATTCCAGTACAAAA is a window of Struthio camelus isolate bStrCam1 chromosome 24, bStrCam1.hap1, whole genome shotgun sequence DNA encoding:
- the C24H6orf132 gene encoding uncharacterized protein C6orf132 homolog, with protein sequence MKKHHPPHHSVQGTFSRLFGRKHAQGAAAASLFATNPPWIFAQEVTSESAGGTGDVIEVYYGDNRFGTMTDSGTATLKPRPRVRPLLTFLPLNAQESHGVAVPTPSVPEDFEEKGALGSSSQMNGNYRLYSSVGDLRPQASEGEYLDEDIPPPPSVPPPPPPAPASPPPPPPMAPVTPTPPKIVVPPPPAMAPPLPPASASSSPGTPAPPDFIPPAPPAAPFSASISKWKSETVLNTRQADAEGPVRPTETGVPAVPGQESLQPKPCPEPHLTFPRSFKVPPPAPARSSSIPVQEPDALAKEEPFPKQPRTRPPLPPCFTIRPAAKVHATGDAEQKSAVLRKPIAKPAVPVTQPPSPRPGLAPGRGTNSADRQPLPPDSNSEKVPQPKKGENDSSPKSEILTANDLDLPPPDYPSLDEDWKEASNLNRLKHELVALLSSSKREERQVDRPVIPQPVNSVTDCAGSDRISSDRSKLTKPVGKDSRLPKGGESEKREICISTASAKESSSNAVLPAPENKPTNLQLNSVMKIRNELEAMLSLKKEGKPSLGLGSQKQSLENCSGSICSGTGHDEPGGSLLPKPVPGQVQPLAAAVEDEKVQEDHQVPAAPSASDALEYVNPVPKPMSPSSSLNTSNQPQKPKDELPVLASPLPSSPEMLSPMQSSAPQSDVSLFQYKTHRARADLTDQLGAASSDENSDGKGVGLHPAESTPVPSEPLGSLRVGQDDVLIHPVTGEKVEKGSPMALLLAAKQRAQRGRHTPSRQGSNMGEKPQVKVPQKPNSAVLEMASTSFYRDESKPYSFTVVPRSPRTAVLGQTGDGLSKTSSTVAGSATGLAGSGQRQSKPPSFSSSSEQSWTAQKPSKEDPESFLRHRRAATSNLVQGLLESSQPKHPDLPNSSAPLPCGLASNKEEKNGEIMDYEIIPPPPEFSNNVDDAEDASLNREASHKCPTFPDYSPTLETPQYFRWPSHGYRRNYDLPSQGSSEESRKNSDFVPQYPDCSTSASYFSHYPNNRPLIKKRLYMSEPDRSYPRAAAASRGIGTLTSYSPGTGGFGSPATEGMRRVSSAHRSTPGSTQGRRMAAETPGKTAPYSNASSDAKYKGQNGDYLPTSMAAASRPAHGNAQYGAPTNTFTVRPGTRQPISYVYQNSHR